GAGTTTTATGCTCAGCTTTCTTACAGTTCGATTTTAGCTTCCACCAACTACCGGGTGGATTCGATGCTGGTGCGCTCTTACGCGGCCAACGATTTGCGGCGGAAAGCCTTTTTCTCCCGCCGGCCGGATGGTACCCATACCTTCATCGGCAGCTACAGCGGAGCGTTGCACTTTGGCGGGATTGCCAGGGACGAGCTGTATTTGATCCGCGCCGAATGCCTGGCCCGAAAAGGCCAGGTACTGGAGGCGATGAACGACTTGAATACGCTGCTCAAAAACAGGATGGAACGCGTCAGCTTTGTGCCGCTTTCGGCAGGGAGCGCTGAGGAAGCGCTGCGGGTTATCCTCACTGAGCGCCGGAAAGAGCTCCTGTTTCGGGGGCTGCGCTGGACGGATTTGCGGCGATTGAACCTGGACGGGCGGTTTGCCGTCACCTTGAAACGGAACCTGAACGGAACCAGCTATGAGCTGGTTCCCCAGGATAAGCGCTATGTTTACCCGATTCCGGATGATGTGATCAATGCAAGTGGCATGCAGCAAAATGAGCGCTAATCGATAGGAGTACAACCTTTTCTATACATAGCTAAATGGTAAAGACCGGACCTTTTGTCCGGTTCTTTACTTTAATGTCTGGGGTATTCTTACCGTAAATTTTACCACCCGATTTTTGTAGTTAACTAACAGCTGATTAATTTTTTTTCCATTTCGGAGGTACGCAACTTTGTTTTTGGTAGTTTGAAGCCAACTAAAATTAGCCAGATGAATCCTGGAAATCTTGTCAATGGAATAAGAAAAAGAACTTTAGGGAATACCAAGAATAATGGCCAATTGTTGATGCTGTCATGGTTACATTATTTAGTAATGCTGTTTAAAATATGTTTAATCACAGCCTTTATTCTAATGTCTGGGGCTTTCTAATCGTAATTTTTACCACCCGATTTTTATAAAAAACCAGTAGCTTATCCTTATTGAAACTAAAAGAGATCAATTTTTGGCCTTTATGACTAGGAATGTAAAAACTACCACGATAGTTGCCGTTTTCTAAATTATAGACATCAATTACCGCATTATTGTTAAATGATGAATCTGTTTCATTATCAGCTTTAAGCATTGAATTGACAAATAATTTACCAGCATATATAGTGACAGATCCGTTTACATAAATGGGAGGAGCACTTAGGTTATAAACAGTCGACTGGCCGTCGGTAGATGAGGTTGCCTTTATTGGGGATGAAATGCAAGTGTCAATAGTCTTGAATTTGTTGACCAAGGTAAGGTTCGTATCAAGGCTAAGAATCGCATTTTTATAAAAGTGCGTATAATATACTTGATTCGTTTGTTTATCAAAGGTCAACCTACCATCCGTGGCAAATCCGCCATCAGGATGTAGAGGTAATTCCTCTGAATTTTCTTTTAGTTGTCGACCTGTTGGGAAATGAATTTTTCGAAAAACCTGTGTCCCTTTTGTGCTTCCTTCCGATCTTATGATCATAGTAGAGGGCGATATGATAACTCCCTTAGTGAAATGATATGGTAGGTTATAGTATTGGATTCGTCCGGTGCTTAAATCATACTTAATGATGCAAGGAACATTCCCTCCAAGGGTATATAGATCGTCGTTTAGTATCGTGCAGGTAAAAGCCGGAGCAAGATTTTCAGGAGCATCAAATCCAATAGTCAAAGGTTCTTTTTCTTTTAACAATAAGTCTGCTGTTATAATTTTTTGTGGTTGCCGCGATCTGAAATAAAGCCTCCCTTTATACTCTCCAATCAATTGATTGTATAATAGGTTATTTTCTAATTCACTTTCGACCTTTAAATCTAAATCCAGTATGTTTCTGGTAAAATCATTTTTTTGGTTTTGGGGCTTTCCATATAAAAGGTATAAAGTAAATACCAATCCTATTGCAATACTGCTAATAATCAGGATACTTATTGTTTGCTTCTTTTTCATTGTCTGAAGATGATTAACTATGAAATAAATGAAGCCAGGTTTCCCTGGCTTCAACATTGGTTACTTTTGCGGTGCCAGTTCCCTGAAGAAGGTTACCTGTCCTTGCGGAGTGTTAATATAACAACAGGCTATATCACCACCTTGACACTCTGTAGGTTGAACATTGCCTTTGCATTTCTCCAGCAAAACGTTGCCACTAGTGGCAAATGCAGAACCGATGCCTAAAACAATAGCTGCTACAGCTAAACTAACTTTTAACTTTCTCATAATAGAGGATGCTTTATTAACTCAAAAAGCAACAAAAACTCTAGATGAAAATAGATGCTTACTCTGTTTCACAGGTTTTCAGCTTTCCCCTGATTGGCCAATATTTTTGAATTTGCATTATTCAGATTGGAGGTTGATGAGCTTAAATAGATGCCAAGGATAGATAGGATAATAAAGATGCTGTTGAAAAAAATGTGCTGATTCCAGGATAATTCAGCTAGAATGCCACCACAGGAACAGGGAACATAATAGCTGAAGTTGATAGTGATGATGAGATAAGAAGTGAAGAGTATCATTAGAAATAAAGAACCATAAAGTCCGTAAATCCTGAATTTTCTATTCAGTAATACGATTACCAATAGGACTTCAGAAATAATAATAAACCCAGCCACCAATTGTGGGAAGTCACTTAGCAAGGGAGATTTTCCCAGCTCATTCTTAAATTCCTCAAAGGTTAAGAGTTTACTAAGAGCTGCATAGGAGAAAAGGGAAATTATTAAGGCGGTAATGATTCCAGTTGACCATTCTATCTTTTTCATATCAGACCGTTTTGATCAAATAAAATTAGTCTGATATATAAAATTTCTAGTTATAGATCTGTCAATATAGACGTTGACAATAATCAATAAATGAACATCTTAGAAAATATACTATTTATAGTTTTTGGGAATGATAATTAAGAAATTGTTTTTATAAATTATTAATAATTAACCATTTATAAATTGAGTTAATTGTTGGCTAGTCTGACTGATTCTTTATATAAAAATGGGAGGGACTTTAATGCAATAGTTTCATTCATATGGTTTTTAGTAAATTAAAAAAAACTTTTATTCAACTATGTGTACTAGCCTTATTAATTGGAACTTATTTAAAAGAGCACAGTTGAAGTAAAAAGCATAATAAACCTATGATTGATTCATTTATCATCTAAATCCTACATGCTTATGAACCATTTTAAAACAAATCTTTACGTCCGTATGAATGAACGCTTGCAATTATGTGCTATTGAATCGGAAAACATATTGCAAAGAGCTGAAAAGTCGTTTTACATTGCCGAATCAGCCTTACAAGAGCTCAAAGACTTTTTGTTTAATTATCGTTTTAAAACCACGTCGGAAGAAATTGAATTCTTTAAGGAAATCAAGCCATTATTTCTGAGGGAGTTGATCTATTTTATAGAGGTATTTCATCTTGAAGCTTCCAAACCATTTGGAGGTAAAGAGGGGCAAAGGAACTACTATCTGCAGGAGTTAGACCGATTAAGGCTTTTTTTTGACCGGAACAATTTCTTATACACCTATTACCGAACAAACAAAAGCCATATGGACGAACTGTTTTATTTAAGAAACAAGAGCTGTATTCCCATGCTTCCGGAATATTTATTGGATATGGATCCCAATTTTTCAACCATATACAGTTCCAAACTGGCCAAACTACAAGCGTTTGAGCAATTAAAGGAATATGTTAATCAATCATTAATGGCGCTGGATGAAATTGAACTTCAACCGGTCAAGTCCAAAGAAGTTTCCTCCACATGGACGGACTCCAAAGCATCGCTGATCGAGCTGGCCTATGCACTTCAGTCTAGCGGCTGCGTAAATTTCGGGAAAGCAGATGTTAAGCATATTATTACTAATCTTGAACGAATGTTCAATATACAATTAGGAAACTTCTATCGAGTTTATCAGGGAATGCGTATTCGCAAAAAGAATCGAACGGTATTTTTAGATGTGCTTAAAGAACGTTTGGAAAAAAGAATGGATGATGCCGATATGAGCTTTTATTAAAAAGCAAGAATAGTTAAAAATGAAAATGCCCCAAGGGCATGTCATTGGTAAATGTGGAGGCTGTCTTAAAAGGACAGCCTTTTTGGGTGCAGGCAATTAACTGCAAGTGCCAGTAATTATTTTGCCTAGTATCAAGATTTTTTAAAAAAAATATGCCAGCCTTAAGTATGAAATTTCTTATACACTCTGTGTAATTTCTTCTCGAACCTGGAATTAATTGACTAATTAAATGACGAAAAAGCCTTATCAGACTAAAAAAGTTAATGGCATGAAGTTTTCACTATATATTATGTTACTCGAGGGGTGCTTCTTTTTTTGGAGGCTGAGATCATACCCTTATACTTGAACTGGGTAATACTGGCGTAGGAAAGGAGTAATAGATGAAGCCTCTATTTATACGAGGCTTTTTCTTTTGAGTGTGCACGGCATGGGCAATAGCTTTAGGGTGCCAGTCCCGAACGTACTTGTTGAAATTTATGAACAAAATCGGGATATTCTAAACCGGTTATTTTTGTTATATGCTTTATGTTATTGATAATCAAGTGTTTGATGGCAAGGTGTTTGTGAATACTCTTTGAGGACCAAACATTTTCAAAATGCTAAGCAATAGAATGATTCCTATTAAAATGCTAGTCCTTCTAGGAATGGCGCTAGCATTTACATTACCCTTAACAACCTCTTGTAGTGAGGACGATTCAAACCCGATTATTAATACCAGTATGTTCGATGTTAGTGGGGTTCTTAATGCTCAATCTGAAGTTCCGCCTGTTATCAGTGTTGCTACTGGGTCGCTATCAGGTACATATGATGGCGATATAAACTTGCTTACTTATTCCATTACTTGGAGTAATTTAACAGGTGCTGCCTCAGCAATGCACTTTCATGGACCGGCAGCCCCTGGTGTTAGTGCTTCTCCAACGTTAACTATTCAAGGTTTTCCTGCTGCTGCTGCAGGAAGTTATTCTTCTCAAGCTACGCTAACTGAAGATCAGGAACGACAATTATTGGATGGAAATTGGTATTTAAACATTCATACACCAACTAATCCTAACGGGGAAATAAGAGGTCAGGTTCAAACGAATCTTAAATAAAAGTTAAAAGGGCTGCCTAAAATGGCAGTCCTTCATTTTACCAGCAATGCTGACTTTTAATATCCCCCGAGCTCTACTCATTGACACTTCTATTGCTATTTTAAATCATTTTAAGTTAAGCGTTTTTACCATCCAAATTATTTCCGGTAATCCTGATTTGTTAGGTAACATCACCATGGTTTAAATCTCCATAAAAATGGCTGAAAAATATATTCAGAGCTGATTATGAAAATACCAACTGCCTTTTTCTCAAATTCCCTCTTAATCAATAACTAATTTTCTTTTTAAATAATAGTTGTTAGCTAACTCCAAAGTGTCATAAATGCCCTTTGTATTCAACCATCTTTACTTATGTAGTCGGGACACAACCGAGACATGAAACTAAAAGTAAAAGATATGTTTAACGGAATTACTTGGGACGAATTTATAACTGGTTTGGGCCTTTTGGCAATCCTTTATTACATCATTGTAACCATCGTTTATTACCGCACTGATATCAAGAACAACATAAAGAGAAGAATGAAAAGTACCTAGACTAAATGGATGTGCAGGAGCGCAAAAGTTTTCAAGGTTGGATGAATTAGAAGAAGTGATAAGTGAGAGAGGAGAGAGCATCCTGGAAATGGCAGGCAAAAATGCTAGCGAAGCAGAGCTGATTGCTCAGTTAAAAGCGAAGCTGGTGAGCCATGAGGGGTTACATCTGCCTGCCTGCCAGGTTGTTATCATCAATTTTCTTAACAGAGAGTCCAGGAATTATGCGGAATGGTGCTGAGTGAAGAGGATTTAGAGTGCGGGGGATGCATCAGTCCGCTGAAAATTGCTTCTGGGAAAAGACAACACTAATATGTGTGGGTGGAGCGTGTAATGTGTTAAAAGTGTTGTTAAGTGTGTTTGGATGGGTTTAATTAGTGGAGAGAGCATGACAAACACCACGGAAGTCCTTCAAAGACCTTCCCGCAACCAGCGGGAAGGCCGGCCGAAGGAGCTTAGTCTTTGACTTTTTTAAAAATAGTTAGATGAAAACAGTAAGAAATGGATTTAAAAAGTTTTCGGGTAGAAAACTATCGGCCTTTGCAACTTGTGTGGCCCTGGCACTGATTAGCTTACACACCTATGGACAAAATGGGAATGCCGGAATTGAAGAGGCCAACCAGCAAGTGCGAAGTTATTTTGATTCGGGAACCAACCTGATGTATGCAATAGGTGCCATCCTTGGTTTGATAGGCGCTGTAAAGGTCTATCAGAAATGGAATGCCGGCGATCCCGATACGGGCAAGGTGGCGGCAGCCTGGTTTGGCAGCTGTGTGTTCCTTGTAGTGGTCACCACAGTAATCAAATCTTTCTTTGGCATTTAGAGGATCTATGCTGAGGTTGTTTCTGGAAAAGCTATAGCTACCTGATCTATAAATAATCTGAAATTATCGCATTACTTAGACAAAAGGTGCAACATGTTGTGCCTTTACTTGTCCGGAAAAGCGATTGAACAGTACTTGAAGAACATCTACAAATGAATAACAGTATCTATCAAATCAATAAAGGCATTAATAAAAGTGTTGAATTTAAGGGACTAAGAGCGCAATACATTTGGTATCTGGGTGCAGGCCTGGTGTTGCTCTTAATCCTGTTTGTCATTCTTTATATCATTGGTGTTAATTCATTTGTCTGTATTGGGATAGTCATGCTTCTAGGTACGCTATTGATTTTCAATGTATACTCATTAAGCAATAAGTACGGAGAACATGGAATGATGAAAGCGCTAGCCAAGCGTAGTTTGCCTAAAGTGATAAAGGTGCAATCCCGAATTTTTCTAAAAAGAACAAATTAACAGCAAGGTAAATAGGTGGGTATGGAAAAGCAGATGAGTGATATTTTACCGATAATGGATGTGGAACATGATTGTATCGTTTCAAGGCAAGGAGACATTACTGTGGTGTATCAGGCAGAATTGCCTGAATTGTTTACCCTGTCAGATAAAGAATATGAGGCCTTTCACCAGACATGGATCAGAGCACTAAAAGTGCTGCCCAAATTCTCTGTATTCCATAAGCAAGACTGGTTCATTGAAAGTCGTTATGCTGCAGATTTTGAAAAAAGGGAATCAAGCTTTCTGACCCATAGCAGCGAACGTTTTTTTAACGAGCGGCCTTACCTCAAGCACATATGCTATTTGCTGCTTACCAAGAAGCCCGAGGGCAGAAAGCTGAGTTCATCGCTTTTTTCCAACCTGTTGCGGCGATCCTTTGTTCCGCCACAAACCATAAATCAGCAATTTTTACATGACTTTCTGGATACAGCTAGTCAATTTGCGAGGATTCTTGAAGACAGCGGTTTTGTAAAATTAACCCGCCAAAAGGAGAAAGACCTTGTGGGGGCATCAAAAACGATGGGATTGATTGAACGTTATTACTCACTTTCTGAGCATACAACTCCTCCGCTGCTTAAAGACATTAGCTTTGATCGGGAATTAAAAATCGGCAATCAATATTGCCAGCTGTTTACCCTTGCAGAACCGACTGAATTACCAGCTCTGTGTGGAGCGCGAATCAATTATGATCGTTATTCTACCGACAGAACGAAGTTCAGTGTGGGTTTTACTGCTTCACTAGGGCAACTGCTTTCCTGTAATCATATATATAATCAGTATATTTTTATTGAGGACAGCGTCCAGACACTGAAGAAATTTGAAAACAAGCGGCTGCGATTGCAGTCATTGTCCGCCTATTCACGAGAAAATGCGATCGCACGAGATGCGACCAATGAGTTTTTGAATGAGGCTATCCGTTATCAGCGATTACCTGTTAAAGCGCATTTTAATGTACTGGTCTGGACGGATCAGCAATCAATGCTGAAGGAACTGAAAAATAAAGTCATTTCAGCCCTGGCAGAAATGGAGGCCACTGCAAAGTTAGAAACTGCAGGTGCTCCGCAAATCTTCTGGGCAGGTATTCCCGGCAATGCAGCTGATTTTCCAATGAACGATACGTTTGATACGTTTTGTGAACAAGCGAGTTGTTTCCTGAATTTGGAGACCAGTTACCGCTCCTCTTTAAGCCCATTCGGAATTCGTTTAGGGGACCGGCTTTCTGGTTATCCGCTACATGTGGATATCAGTGATGAACCCATCAAGCGGGGATACTGTACCAATCGTAATAAATTCATATTGGGGCCTAGTGGCAGTGGTAAATCTTTTTTTACCAATCACATGGTTAGATCCTATTACGAACAGGGAACACACGTAGTACTGGTAGATGTGGGACATAGCTACAAAGGGCTGTGCGATATGGTTGGAGGCTATTATTTCACTTACGATGAAAAGCATCCGATCTGTTTTAATCCTTTTTACATCGGCGAGGGTGATCTGTTGGATACCGAAAAAAGGGAAAGCATTAAAACCCTGCTACTGGCATTATGGAAAAAGGATGACGAAACATTTAATCGTAGCGAATACGTGGCGCTATCTAATGCACTTAGGCTCTATTATGAAAAGCTTGCATCGGATTCTTCTATATTTCCCGGCTTTAATAGTTTTTACAAGTACCTGCGGGATGAGTTTACGTTGGTTCTTGCTAATGACAATGTGAAGGAAAAAGATTTTGATATCAATAACTTCCTGTATGTGCTCAGACCTTATTATAAAGGTGGAGAGTTTGACTACCTGCTCAACGCTACAGAGAATCTTGATCTCCTCAAGGAGCGATTTATTGTATTTGAATTGGATAACATCAAAGACCATCCTATTCTTTTCCCCGTGGTTACCATCATCATCATGGAGGTCTTTATCAGTAAGATGCGTAAGCTAAAGGGCATCCGTAAAATGATTTTGATAGAAGAAGCCTGGAAGGCCATTGCCAAGGAAGGTATGGCTGAGTATATCAAATACGTCTTTAAAACCGTTCGCAAGTTCTTTGGCGAAGCGATAGTGGTTACCCAGGAAATTGAGGATGTAATCACCAGCCCCATAGTAAAGCAGGCTATCATCAATAATGCCGATTGTAAGATTCTTTTGGATCAGTCCAAGTACCAAAACAAGTTCGATCAGATACAAGAGCTCCTGGGACTAACCGAAAAGGAAAAAGCCTTGGTGTTATCGGTCAATAGAGCAAACGACCCTGACCGAAAATATAAAGAAGTTTTTATCTCTCTTGGAGGGATGTATTCCAAGGTTTACCGTACGGAAGTATCACCGGAAGAATACTTTGTTTATACAACAGAAGAAACAGAAAAGCTGAAAGTGCAGGAATATGCACGTAAATATGGCAGCATTGCCAAAGGAGTAGCAACCCTGGTGAGGGATTTGGGGATGGATAATCACAAAAAGGAGTAAACCATGAAGACGATTCGTAAAATAGTTACCATCATGTTTTGCTTTACGCTTACACTGATGCCTGTCAAAGAATTGAATGCCACGGTTCCTGCAGGAATACTTGAAGTGATAAAAGCTGGCGTTATAAAGGTGATCAAGGCTGTTGATCTGCGGATTCAGCGGTTGCAGAACAAAACTATCTGGTTGCAAAATGCACAGAAAACAATTGAGAACGCAATGGCTAAGCTTAAGCTACAGGAGATTACCGACTGGACTGAAAAGCAGAAAGTACTTTATCAGGAGTATTTTGAAGAACTACACAAGGTTAAAACCATCATTACCTATTACCAAAAAGTAAGGGCCATCTCAGAAAAACAGGCCCGGCTTCTGTCCGCCTATCAAAAGGCATGGAACCTTTTGAAAAACGACACACATTTCACTCCGGAAGAACTGCATGTTATGTCAAAAGTGTATGGTGGAATGCTCAAGGAAAGTGCAAAAAACATCGACCTGTTGCTCATGCTCGTTAGTTCTTTTCAAACTCAGATGAGTGATGCCAAACGCCTTGAACTCATTAACCAGGCTGACAAACAGATAGAGGCCGTGTTTTATGATCTTGTAAAATTCAACCGTCAGAATATTCGCTTGAGTTTAATGAGGGCCAAAGAGCAGCAAGACATTGAAGCTATCAAACGATTTTATGAACTGCTTTAAAAGTCGATAATGAAAACTCTTTACATTCTATTAATACTATTAATGTGGGCAGTAGGAATTAAAGCACAAACCTTTGATGAATGGTTCCGCCAAAAGAAAACGCAGAGGAAGTACCTTTTGCAGCAAATTTCCGCCTTAAAAGTTTACGCCAACTACCTTGACGAAGGATACAAGATTGCTAAAGAAGGGCTGGGATTGATTGAGCAATTTAAAAATGGAGAATTGGGTTTGCACACCCGGTACTTTAACGCTTTGAAAAATGTAAATCCGGTTATCAGAAATCTACCTATAGTTAAAGAAGCAATCCTAATTCATTTTAGCACTCAGCAGATCGTTACTGAGACGGAAGAACAACTTAAGCGCAATAAGACATTTGATTTAAACGAGCGGAAATACTTGCAGCTAGTTTTTCAGAGAATTGATCAAGGAAATAAAAGATTGGTGGACGAGCTTTTCGAGGTGTTGGAAGATGGGAAACTGGAGATGACGGACGATGAACGACTAAACAGGATTAACAAAATGCATCAGCAACTAACACAAGTTAATGTCTTTGCTGTGCAATTCTGCCAAGATGCTTTAATCCTTGAAAAGAATAAAGAGCGAGAACAAAAGGATCTGAAAACCAGGATGAACCTCCTCAATACAGATAAGGATCAATGAATGATTTTAAACCGGTTTATGATGAAAGGATTTGTTATAAGTGGTGTGATGACCATCCTGATTTGCTTTAACACAATGAGTGTGAAAGCTCAACAATATGAGATTGAACAACTGCTGTTGAATGTTGAAAAGCTTAGTCAATTCAAGCAAATATTGGAGGACATGCAGAAGGGCTACAAAGTTGTAAGTACGGGTTACAATACTATTAAAGATTTGTCGGAAGGAAATTTCAGTCTTCACAAAACCTTTCTTGACGGTCTTTTGGAGGTTAGCCCAACTGTCAAAAATTATAAACGAATTGCAGAAATCATCACCATGCAAAGGGGCTTGGTTCGGGAATATAAATCGGCATTTAACCGTTTCAATGCTAGCGGGAGCTTTACCCCTGGAGAGTTGAATTATATGTTTCATGTATACGAAAGACTATTGGATAATATTAAAAATGATTTGGAAAGTCTTTTGATGATTGTTACTGCCGGTAAGCTCAGAATGAGTGATGATGAACGTTTAAAGGCCATCGACGATTTGTTTCTGAGTCTTCAGGAGAAAGTGAGTTTCCTTCGGAATTTCAATAACAGCTCCACGTTGCTTTCTTTAGCTCGCTTGAAAGAGCGCC
Above is a window of Solitalea lacus DNA encoding:
- a CDS encoding MauE/DoxX family redox-associated membrane protein, whose product is MKKIEWSTGIITALIISLFSYAALSKLLTFEEFKNELGKSPLLSDFPQLVAGFIIISEVLLVIVLLNRKFRIYGLYGSLFLMILFTSYLIITINFSYYVPCSCGGILAELSWNQHIFFNSIFIILSILGIYLSSSTSNLNNANSKILANQGKAENL
- a CDS encoding DUF4133 domain-containing protein; the encoded protein is MNNSIYQINKGINKSVEFKGLRAQYIWYLGAGLVLLLILFVILYIIGVNSFVCIGIVMLLGTLLIFNVYSLSNKYGEHGMMKALAKRSLPKVIKVQSRIFLKRTN
- a CDS encoding conjugal transfer protein TraI; protein product: MKTIRKIVTIMFCFTLTLMPVKELNATVPAGILEVIKAGVIKVIKAVDLRIQRLQNKTIWLQNAQKTIENAMAKLKLQEITDWTEKQKVLYQEYFEELHKVKTIITYYQKVRAISEKQARLLSAYQKAWNLLKNDTHFTPEELHVMSKVYGGMLKESAKNIDLLLMLVSSFQTQMSDAKRLELINQADKQIEAVFYDLVKFNRQNIRLSLMRAKEQQDIEAIKRFYELL
- a CDS encoding CHRD domain-containing protein; its protein translation is MLSNRMIPIKMLVLLGMALAFTLPLTTSCSEDDSNPIINTSMFDVSGVLNAQSEVPPVISVATGSLSGTYDGDINLLTYSITWSNLTGAASAMHFHGPAAPGVSASPTLTIQGFPAAAAGSYSSQATLTEDQERQLLDGNWYLNIHTPTNPNGEIRGQVQTNLK
- a CDS encoding TraG family conjugative transposon ATPase, translated to MEKQMSDILPIMDVEHDCIVSRQGDITVVYQAELPELFTLSDKEYEAFHQTWIRALKVLPKFSVFHKQDWFIESRYAADFEKRESSFLTHSSERFFNERPYLKHICYLLLTKKPEGRKLSSSLFSNLLRRSFVPPQTINQQFLHDFLDTASQFARILEDSGFVKLTRQKEKDLVGASKTMGLIERYYSLSEHTTPPLLKDISFDRELKIGNQYCQLFTLAEPTELPALCGARINYDRYSTDRTKFSVGFTASLGQLLSCNHIYNQYIFIEDSVQTLKKFENKRLRLQSLSAYSRENAIARDATNEFLNEAIRYQRLPVKAHFNVLVWTDQQSMLKELKNKVISALAEMEATAKLETAGAPQIFWAGIPGNAADFPMNDTFDTFCEQASCFLNLETSYRSSLSPFGIRLGDRLSGYPLHVDISDEPIKRGYCTNRNKFILGPSGSGKSFFTNHMVRSYYEQGTHVVLVDVGHSYKGLCDMVGGYYFTYDEKHPICFNPFYIGEGDLLDTEKRESIKTLLLALWKKDDETFNRSEYVALSNALRLYYEKLASDSSIFPGFNSFYKYLRDEFTLVLANDNVKEKDFDINNFLYVLRPYYKGGEFDYLLNATENLDLLKERFIVFELDNIKDHPILFPVVTIIIMEVFISKMRKLKGIRKMILIEEAWKAIAKEGMAEYIKYVFKTVRKFFGEAIVVTQEIEDVITSPIVKQAIINNADCKILLDQSKYQNKFDQIQELLGLTEKEKALVLSVNRANDPDRKYKEVFISLGGMYSKVYRTEVSPEEYFVYTTEETEKLKVQEYARKYGSIAKGVATLVRDLGMDNHKKE
- a CDS encoding RteC domain-containing protein, coding for MNHFKTNLYVRMNERLQLCAIESENILQRAEKSFYIAESALQELKDFLFNYRFKTTSEEIEFFKEIKPLFLRELIYFIEVFHLEASKPFGGKEGQRNYYLQELDRLRLFFDRNNFLYTYYRTNKSHMDELFYLRNKSCIPMLPEYLLDMDPNFSTIYSSKLAKLQAFEQLKEYVNQSLMALDEIELQPVKSKEVSSTWTDSKASLIELAYALQSSGCVNFGKADVKHIITNLERMFNIQLGNFYRVYQGMRIRKKNRTVFLDVLKERLEKRMDDADMSFY
- a CDS encoding DUF4134 domain-containing protein, yielding MKTVRNGFKKFSGRKLSAFATCVALALISLHTYGQNGNAGIEEANQQVRSYFDSGTNLMYAIGAILGLIGAVKVYQKWNAGDPDTGKVAAAWFGSCVFLVVVTTVIKSFFGI
- a CDS encoding DUF6520 family protein, producing MRKLKVSLAVAAIVLGIGSAFATSGNVLLEKCKGNVQPTECQGGDIACCYINTPQGQVTFFRELAPQK
- a CDS encoding TerB family tellurite resistance protein, with protein sequence MMKGFVISGVMTILICFNTMSVKAQQYEIEQLLLNVEKLSQFKQILEDMQKGYKVVSTGYNTIKDLSEGNFSLHKTFLDGLLEVSPTVKNYKRIAEIITMQRGLVREYKSAFNRFNASGSFTPGELNYMFHVYERLLDNIKNDLESLLMIVTAGKLRMSDDERLKAIDDLFLSLQEKVSFLRNFNNSSTLLSLARLKERRNLNAIQELYGLISP